The following proteins are encoded in a genomic region of Gemmatimonadaceae bacterium:
- a CDS encoding tetrahydrofolate dehydrogenase/cyclohydrolase catalytic domain-containing protein, with product MPAELIDGVGVARAIRDEVACDVQRLAQRGIVPGLTVVLVGDDPASAVYVRSKGKATEEAGMKSVTIRLPADTTQADLLVRVDALNADPSVHGILVQMPLPRQIDADAIVRRIRPDKDVDGFHPVNVGKNLIGERDGFVPCTPAGVQELLVRSGVETRGAECVIVGRSNIVGKPMMALMVQNAAGANATVTVCHSATRDLAAHTRRADILIVAAGRPRMVTGDMIRPGAVVIDVGINRIADASTKSGYRLVGDVDFESAREVASLITPVPGGVGPMTIALLLRNTVRAAERSA from the coding sequence TTGCCCGCTGAGCTGATCGATGGTGTCGGGGTGGCGCGTGCGATCCGCGACGAGGTCGCCTGCGACGTCCAACGGCTCGCCCAACGGGGCATCGTCCCCGGCCTAACGGTAGTGCTGGTGGGTGACGACCCGGCGAGCGCGGTCTACGTGCGCAGCAAGGGGAAGGCGACGGAAGAGGCCGGCATGAAGAGCGTCACGATTCGTCTGCCCGCCGACACCACGCAGGCCGACCTGCTCGTGCGGGTCGACGCGCTCAACGCCGACCCCTCGGTGCACGGCATCCTGGTGCAGATGCCTCTGCCCCGGCAGATCGACGCCGACGCAATCGTTAGGCGAATCCGGCCCGACAAGGACGTGGATGGATTTCATCCCGTGAACGTGGGGAAGAACCTGATCGGCGAGCGCGATGGATTCGTGCCCTGCACGCCGGCGGGCGTGCAGGAGCTGCTGGTGCGGAGCGGCGTCGAGACGCGCGGCGCCGAGTGTGTGATCGTTGGGCGCAGCAACATCGTCGGCAAGCCGATGATGGCGCTCATGGTGCAGAACGCGGCCGGCGCGAATGCGACCGTCACCGTGTGCCACAGCGCGACGCGCGATCTTGCGGCGCACACGCGGCGCGCCGACATCCTCATCGTCGCCGCGGGTCGGCCGCGCATGGTCACTGGGGACATGATCCGGCCGGGCGCCGTGGTGATCGATGTGGGTATCAATCGCATTGCCGACGCGTCGACCAAGAGCGGATACCGGCTGGTCGGCGATGTGGATTTCGAGAGTGCGCGCGAGGTCGCCTCGCTCATCACACCGGTGCCGGGCGGGGTCGGGCCCATGACCATCGCGCTGCTGCTGCGCAATACGGTGCGCGCCGCGGAGCGGTCGGCGTGA